From Erinaceus europaeus chromosome 9, mEriEur2.1, whole genome shotgun sequence, one genomic window encodes:
- the PDXK gene encoding pyridoxal kinase isoform X1, with the protein MEAECRVLSIQSHVVRGYVGNRAAAFPLQVLGFEIDAVNSVQFSNHTGYPHWKGQVLSSSELQELYEGLRLNQVTKYDYVLTGYTRDTSFLAMVVDIVRELRQQNPRLVYVCDPVMGDKWNGEGSMYVPEDLLPVYKEKVVPVADIITPNQFEAELLTGRRIQTQEEALEVMDELHAMGPDTVVITSSDLPSPRGSDYLIALGSQRTRAPDGSVTTQRIRLDVRRVDAVFVGTGDLFAAMLLAWTHKHPNNLKVACEKTLSAMHHVLQRTIRCAQGRRGARWGRVSLPVLVQSPGGLGGRGGALTPPHLSPAQAGEGCRPSAAQLELRMVQSKRDIESPELVVRATLL; encoded by the exons ATGGAGGCGGAGTGCCGGGTGCTGTCCATCCAGAGCCACGTCGTCCGCGGCTACGTGGGCAACAGGGCGGCCGCCTTCCCGCTGCAG GTTTTGGGGTTCGAGATTGATGCCGTGAACTCTGTGCAGTTTTCCAACCACACAG GCTACCCGCATTGGAAGGGGCAGGTGCTCAGCTCCAGTGAGCTGCAGGAGCTCTACGAGGGCCTGAGGCTGAACCAGGTCACCAAGTATGACTACGTGCTCACGG GCTACACCAGGGACACGTCCTTCCTGGCCATGGTGGTGGACATAGTGCGGGAGCTGAGACAGCAGAACCCCCGGCTGGTATACG TGTGTGACCCGGTGATGGGGGACAAGTGGAATGGCGAGGGCTCCATG TACGTGCCGGAGGACCTGCTTCCTGTCTACAAGGAGAAGGTGGTCCCGGTGGCCGACATCATCACCCCCAACCAGTTTGAAGCCGA GTTACTGACCGGCAGGAGGATCCAGACCCAGGAGGAGGCCTTGGAG GTGATGGACGAACTGCACGCCATGGGCCCCGACACCGTGGTCATCACCAGCTCCGACCTGCCGTCCCCCAGGGGCAGCGACTATTTGATCGCTCTGGGCAGCCAGCGGACGC GGGCCCCCGACGGCTCTGTGACCACACAGCGGATCCGCCTGGACGTGCGTAGAGTGGACGCTGTCTTCGTGGGCACCGGAGACCTCTTTGCCGCCATGCTGCTGGCGTGGACGCACAAACACCCCAACAACCTCAAG GTGGCCTGTGAGAAGACGCTGTCGGCCATGCACCACGTGCTGCAGCGGACCATCCGGTGCGCTCAGGGTAGGCGCGGGGCCAGGTGGGGGAGGGTCTCACTGCCAGTCCTGGTGCAGAGCCCTGGGGGTTTGGGGGGACGGGGAGG ggcccTCACCCCTCCACATCTGTCCCCAGCCCAGGCTGGCGAGGGCTGCAGGCCCAGTGCCGCCCAGCTGGAGCTGCGCATGGTGCAGAGCAAACGTGACATCGAGAGCCCGGAGCTCGTGGTCCGCGCCACCCTCCTGTGA
- the PDXK gene encoding pyridoxal kinase isoform X2, whose translation MEAECRVLSIQSHVVRGYVGNRAAAFPLQVLGFEIDAVNSVQFSNHTGYPHWKGQVLSSSELQELYEGLRLNQVTKYDYVLTGYTRDTSFLAMVVDIVRELRQQNPRLVYVCDPVMGDKWNGEGSMYVPEDLLPVYKEKVVPVADIITPNQFEAELLTGRRIQTQEEALEVMDELHAMGPDTVVITSSDLPSPRGSDYLIALGSQRTRAPDGSVTTQRIRLDVRRVDAVFVGTGDLFAAMLLAWTHKHPNNLKVACEKTLSAMHHVLQRTIRCAQAQAGEGCRPSAAQLELRMVQSKRDIESPELVVRATLL comes from the exons ATGGAGGCGGAGTGCCGGGTGCTGTCCATCCAGAGCCACGTCGTCCGCGGCTACGTGGGCAACAGGGCGGCCGCCTTCCCGCTGCAG GTTTTGGGGTTCGAGATTGATGCCGTGAACTCTGTGCAGTTTTCCAACCACACAG GCTACCCGCATTGGAAGGGGCAGGTGCTCAGCTCCAGTGAGCTGCAGGAGCTCTACGAGGGCCTGAGGCTGAACCAGGTCACCAAGTATGACTACGTGCTCACGG GCTACACCAGGGACACGTCCTTCCTGGCCATGGTGGTGGACATAGTGCGGGAGCTGAGACAGCAGAACCCCCGGCTGGTATACG TGTGTGACCCGGTGATGGGGGACAAGTGGAATGGCGAGGGCTCCATG TACGTGCCGGAGGACCTGCTTCCTGTCTACAAGGAGAAGGTGGTCCCGGTGGCCGACATCATCACCCCCAACCAGTTTGAAGCCGA GTTACTGACCGGCAGGAGGATCCAGACCCAGGAGGAGGCCTTGGAG GTGATGGACGAACTGCACGCCATGGGCCCCGACACCGTGGTCATCACCAGCTCCGACCTGCCGTCCCCCAGGGGCAGCGACTATTTGATCGCTCTGGGCAGCCAGCGGACGC GGGCCCCCGACGGCTCTGTGACCACACAGCGGATCCGCCTGGACGTGCGTAGAGTGGACGCTGTCTTCGTGGGCACCGGAGACCTCTTTGCCGCCATGCTGCTGGCGTGGACGCACAAACACCCCAACAACCTCAAG GTGGCCTGTGAGAAGACGCTGTCGGCCATGCACCACGTGCTGCAGCGGACCATCCGGTGCGCTCAGG CCCAGGCTGGCGAGGGCTGCAGGCCCAGTGCCGCCCAGCTGGAGCTGCGCATGGTGCAGAGCAAACGTGACATCGAGAGCCCGGAGCTCGTGGTCCGCGCCACCCTCCTGTGA